A genomic segment from Necator americanus strain Aroian chromosome III, whole genome shotgun sequence encodes:
- a CDS encoding hypothetical protein (NECATOR_CHRIII.G9357.T1), with protein MVGTMDPSPSSLNDLLQELMKISEQTLEDNDNVKKHALQCHPMRQALFDVLCEVKEKTALQIRAGTDDQPEDPQLMRLDNMLVAEGVAGPDKGAPLSGDASGGDQADYRQKLGQIRLVYNQELQKYEEACSEFTQHVMSLLKDQSRVRPISQKEIERMVSIIQKKFSGIQVQLKQSTCEAVMILRSRFLDARRKRRNFSKQATEVLNEYFYSHLSNPYPSEEAKEELARQCNITVSQVSNWFGNKRIRYKKNIAKAQEEANMYAAKKAAAHGLGVPGLPAANYGMLAGSSSMLNPYQGMLPGQDLSHMGMPPGFDLSAYNPQLMAQYQANLDSDK; from the exons AAAGCACGCTCTGCAATGTCATCCAATGCGACAAGCACTCTTCGACGTTCTGTgcgaagtgaaagaaaaaacag CTCTCCAAATTCGTGCTGGCACTGATGACCAACCAGAAGATCCACAGCTTATGCGATTAGATAATATGCTG GTGGCAGAAGGTGTTGCTGGTCCCGACAAAGGAGCACCGCTGTCGGGTGACGCTTCCGGTGGCGATCAAGCGGATTATCGCCAAAAACTTGGCCAGATTAGACTTGTTTATAACCAAGAGCTCCAAAAATACGAGGAG GCTTGCTCAGAATTTACACAACACGTGATGTCCCTGCTAAAGGATCAGTCACGAGTTCGACCCATCAGTCAGAAG GAAATTGAAAGGATGGTCTCGATTATTCAAAAGAAGTTCAGTGGTATTCAAGTGCAACTCAAACAATCTACGTGCGAGGCTGTTATGATCCTTAGGAGTCGTTTCCTTGATGCTCG acGTAAGCGTCgtaatttttcgaaacaaGCGACTGAAGTTTTGAATGAGTACTTTTATTCGCATCTGAGCAACCCGTACCCGTCTGAGGAGGCTAAAGAAGAACTTGCACGGCAGTGTAACATTACAGTGTCACAA GTATCGAACTGGTTTGGCAATAAACGTATTCGTTACAAGAAGAACATCGCCAAAGCACAGGAGGAAGCAAATATGTACGCAGCAAAAAAAGCTGCTGCACATGGACTTGGAg tTCCTGGACTTCCAGCGGCGAACTACGGTATGCTAGCGGGTTCATCATCAATGCTTAATCCTTACCAAGGAATGCTACCTGGTCAAGATCTTAGCCACATGGGAATGCCACCAGGATTCGACCTATCCGCTTATAATCCCCAACTG aTGGCCCAATACCAAGCAAATTTAGACAGTGACAAGTAA
- a CDS encoding hypothetical protein (NECATOR_CHRIII.G9356.T1) produces the protein MMFSWKLHLISFLLHVFFPKISSTYEDYDDTDNRRTSTCDCPKQIYGEEYDYAEIKKPAMNYCDYQHCVFEIEPGHNTSLALTLQSILLSGNDIVRIYQYFTVNDTEIELLHCAEVRRTHENYVFTAALGVGFRIYSYSHKRYFSTASFTFSFDRVDSDVKTCPYPLLLASSSFKRIPSFERPGQISCPFRILPSVAGHRLLLVFNSLKGIVFDQKGEEEKFTRRISVTGTHLVSPTDSVDILLTRSNVYETTSFDISYKEFVEDPCFCNKTDLIVGDTPTYVTSPGFPDLYCSNFRCKTKFLHNTSMHDDKTLTFVVTVHFLNTDKHDYVDFSTDGLFTERLNGTHEDVKIVMSGDVMETEFVTDRTVSRHGYNMSVISVQMPTECICPHKGVKIMRTSGSLQMDVPGHCTVVYCKWEIPYFYDQLQFTAMFNFSSEFDSLTVTTGSDVRRFTTITGKELKRHWKRNEHTEPTTVLYQRAFPANYSLDSQVASFLVKWMGSEDCFCDELSPRIHEAVVGDWRELTSPAYPLPYCGDLECVYRIVAPTGHHVVLNITDFYTEPYNDVLALFDGINTTGRHMDVFYGKKRFPYLIHNENETLSLVFKTDHDVSYDGFRILFSAAPNEDFIAPLKSQLHTSVIIIFILSIMLIAAIAVAVYRRAPRLFDNPVYAGSVSYSDDTVETNPGSDVFG, from the exons ATGATGTTTTCCTGGAAACTCcaccttatttcttttttactgcatgtatttttcccaaaaatttcaTCTACTTACGAGGACTACG atgataCAGATAATCGTAGAACATCGACATGTGATTGTCCGAAACAGATATATGGAGAAGAGTACGACTATGCAGAAATCAAGAAACCTGCAATGAACTATTGCGATTATCAACATTGCGTTTTCGAA ATAGAACCCGGACACAACACGAGCTTAGCGTTGACGCTTCAGTCAATTTTGCTCTCCGGAAACGATATTGTCCGAATTTATCAATATTTCACCGTCAACGACACAGAAATAGAGCTTTTGCACTGCGCCGAAGTCAGAAG AACTCATGAGAATTACGTTTTTACTGCTGCTCTGGGTGTTGGTTTCCGAATCTACTCCTATTCTCACAAAAGATACTTCAGTACCGCTTCGTTTACGTTCAGCTTCGATCGTGTCGACTCAG aTGTCAAGACGTGTCCATATCCACTCTTGTTGGCTTCATCATCCTTCAAGCGAATTCCATCATTCGAACGGCCGGGACAAATAA GCTGCCCTTTCCGGATTCTTCCATCAGTCGCTGGTCACAGGCTGTTGTTGGTTTTCAACAGTTTAAAAGGCATAGTTTTTGATCAGAAgggtgaagaagagaagttcACTAG GAGGATATCTGTGACTGGCACGCATTTGGTCTCACCTACTGACAGCGTCGATATTTTGTTAACAAGGTCAAACGTTTACGAGACAACCAGCTTCGATATAAGCTACAAGGAATTCGTGGAAGATC CGTGTTTCTGCAACAAAACTGATCTGATCGTTGGAGACACGCCTACATATGTAACATCGCCAGGATTCCCAGATCTATACTGTTCGAATTTCCGGTGCAAAACGAAGTTTTTGCATAATACGTCTATGCATGATGACAAAACGTTGACATTTGTCGTTACCGTACATTTTCTGAACACGGACAAGCACGATTATGTGGATTTCTCAACGGATGGTTTGTTCACGGAGAG ACTTAATGGGACCCACGAGGACGTGAAAATTGTCATGTCGGGGGACGTCATGGAGACCGAGTTTGTCACCGATCGAACAGTATCTCGCCACGGTTACAATATGAGTGTTATTTCTGTCCAGATGCCTACAG AATGCATTTGCCCGCATAAAGGTGTAAAGATTATGCGAACTAGCGGAAGTCTGCAAATGGACGTCCCCGGTCATTGTACAGTAGTGTACTGTAAATGGGAGATACCGTACTTTTACGATCAGCTG CAATTTACGGCTATGTTCAATTTTTCGTCAGAATTCGATTCACTTACGGTAACAACTGGAAGCGACGTGCGACG GTTCACGACAATCACTGGGAAAGAGTTGAAGAGACACTGGAAACGTAATGAGCATACGGAGCCGACGACAGTACTCTATCAAAGAGCTTTTCCGGCTAATTACTCGTTAGATTCTCAGGTAGCGTCATTCTTGGTGAAGTGGATGGGCTCAGAAG ATTGTTTCTGCGATGAATTGTCGCCACGAATACACGAGGCTGTTGTTGGTGATTGGAGAGAGTTGACATCACCTGCGTACCCATTACCGTACTGTGGTGATTTGGAATGTGTTTATAGGATTGTCGCTCCAACAGG ccatCACGTGGTGTTGAACATTACCGACTTCTACACCGAGCCCTACAATGATGTGTTAGCTCTTTTTGACGGAATCAACACCACTGGAAGGCATATGGATGT GTTTTACGGGAAGAAACGATTCCCATACCTCATCCACAACGAGAATGAGACGTTGTCCTTAGTATTCAAAACTGACCACGACGTATCCTACGACGGCTTCCGGATTCTTTTCTCAGCTG CACCAAACGAAGATTTCATTGCGCCGCTTAAGTCGCAATTGCACACATCTGTAATtatcatattcatattatCAATAATGCTTATAGCAGCtattgctgttgctgtttaCAGAAG GGCTCCTCGACTATTTGACAATCCGGTGTATGCTGGTTCCGTGAGCTATTCAGATGACACGGTTGA GACCAACCCAGGTTCCGATGTTTTCGGATGA